One genomic window of Corynebacterium sp. sy039 includes the following:
- the folE gene encoding GTP cyclohydrolase I FolE — protein sequence MTVEAQGTQGFDRARAEAAIRELLIAVGENPDRDGLQETPARVARAYEEVFAGLRVDPTTVLEKTFAEDHRELVLVRDIPIYSTCEHHLVPFFGKAHIGYIPGESGKVTGLSKLARLVDLYAKRPQVQERLTTQVADALVEKLQAHSVIVVIECEHLCMAMRGIRKPGARTTTSAVRGGFQKNAASRAEALSLLKN from the coding sequence ATGACTGTTGAGGCACAAGGTACCCAAGGGTTTGACCGCGCACGAGCAGAAGCCGCTATTAGAGAACTGCTCATTGCCGTTGGGGAAAATCCTGACCGTGATGGTTTGCAAGAAACTCCTGCGCGAGTGGCACGCGCCTACGAGGAGGTTTTTGCTGGTCTAAGAGTTGATCCGACCACAGTTTTAGAGAAAACTTTTGCAGAGGATCATCGAGAATTAGTCTTGGTGCGCGACATTCCCATTTACTCCACCTGCGAACACCATTTAGTTCCATTTTTTGGCAAGGCGCATATCGGATACATCCCAGGTGAATCTGGCAAAGTTACTGGGTTGAGTAAATTAGCGCGTTTAGTGGATCTCTATGCTAAACGCCCGCAGGTACAAGAACGCCTCACCACACAAGTAGCAGACGCATTAGTCGAAAAATTACAGGCACATTCAGTAATCGTTGTGATTGAATGTGAACATCTGTGCATGGCTATGCGCGGTATTCGTAAGCCAGGTGCACGTACAACCACCTCGGCGGTAAGAGGCGGGTTCCAAAAAAATGCAGCTTCTCGTGCAGAAGCATTGAGTTTGTTAAAAAACTAA
- the folP gene encoding dihydropteroate synthase has protein sequence MHDPIFGIATTPAQRCLVMGIVNVTKDSFSDGGKYLDIDAAIKHAHELVAAGADIIDVGGESTRPGATRVDAQEEQQRVVPVIQALAQEGIITSVDTMRAQVAAAAAEAGVHMINDVSGGLADTHMYRVMADTGLPVCLMHWKTVRFGDAAGRAIHEGGVVADVHTTLRRLVDNALAAGVKADAITLDPGLGFAKTAEDNWQLLHALPEFIAGDYPILVGASRKRFLAQIRAERGVGGEAQQDIASTTDPATAAVTAIAAQMGAWCVRVHDVAPSRDAVDVAARWRQADTS, from the coding sequence ATGCATGATCCGATCTTTGGCATTGCGACGACTCCCGCACAGCGCTGCTTAGTGATGGGGATCGTTAACGTGACCAAGGATTCCTTTTCAGATGGCGGAAAATATCTCGATATTGACGCAGCTATCAAACATGCACATGAATTAGTTGCTGCTGGGGCAGACATTATCGACGTGGGGGGCGAATCAACCCGACCAGGTGCTACACGAGTAGACGCACAAGAAGAACAACAACGAGTAGTGCCAGTAATCCAAGCCCTTGCACAAGAAGGCATCATTACTTCAGTAGACACCATGCGCGCACAGGTAGCTGCAGCTGCGGCAGAGGCTGGGGTACACATGATTAACGATGTATCTGGTGGTTTAGCAGACACGCATATGTACCGCGTTATGGCAGATACTGGATTGCCCGTGTGCCTAATGCACTGGAAAACAGTACGATTTGGTGATGCAGCTGGGCGTGCCATACATGAGGGCGGAGTGGTAGCAGACGTACATACTACCTTGCGCAGATTGGTTGATAATGCACTAGCTGCTGGTGTCAAAGCCGACGCAATTACTCTTGATCCTGGTCTGGGCTTTGCAAAAACAGCGGAGGATAATTGGCAGTTACTTCATGCTCTGCCTGAGTTTATCGCTGGCGATTATCCGATTCTTGTGGGCGCTTCTCGAAAAAGGTTTTTGGCACAGATTCGTGCTGAACGTGGCGTCGGGGGCGAGGCGCAGCAAGATATTGCAAGTACCACTGATCCTGCCACAGCTGCTGTGACTGCTATTGCCGCACAGATGGGGGCATGGTGTGTTCGTGTTCATGATGTGGCACCTTCACGTGACGCAGTTGATGTTGCCGCGCGATGGCGTCAGGCAGATACCTCTTAA